A portion of the Carettochelys insculpta isolate YL-2023 chromosome 26, ASM3395843v1, whole genome shotgun sequence genome contains these proteins:
- the LOC142002022 gene encoding uncharacterized protein LOC142002022 isoform X3, whose amino-acid sequence MPLPAWRSLATACNCTARNFARGACRWGQNCRFAHDRKSAQICRYFQNGFCGYGDRCSYQHVQDSPAPAWSRCGTQPAPSLSRRGSEPSGRMEAAAGSQGGARRGSDPSVPTVRQLQLSFRQLSTEFEEEEEDKESVPVPANPPEGAVSRALVPRQAQSEAGSRPQALGLQRISLEPEEASEKAVAPAPRTLEAAGGLGAAAASRAELRSEDVVCGICMDKVYEKSLPEERVFGILPNCSHAYCVGCIRKWRKSREFQNAVIKACPECRVTSSYFIPHKYWVSDTDQKEKLIETFKARTGKIRCKFFARSHGRCPFKSECIYLHELPPGAQPPRRRPPRRRSPLAFNPSPSESSEEEEDDDDMCMFWALTLAMLQENIDYPDYCNFSPLGFSDSD is encoded by the exons tgcccctgcctgcctggcgCTCCTTGGCCACCGCCTGTAACTGCACAGCCAG GAACTTTGCCCGTGGAGCCTGCAGATGGGGCCAGAATTGCCGTTTCGCACACGACCGGAAGTCAGCCCAGATCTGCAGGTATTTCCAGAATGGGTTCTGTGGCTACGGGGACCGTTGCAG CTACCAGCACGTCCAagactctccagcccctgcttggAGCAGGTGTGGCACGCAGCCAGCCCCATCGCTGAGCCGCCGGGGCTCGGAGCCCTCCGGCCGgatggaagcagcagctgggagccagggaggaGCCAGGCGCGGCTCGGACCCTTCTGTCCCCACTGTGAGGCAGTTGCAGCTGAGCTTCAGGCAGCTGAGCACGGAgtttgaggaggaagaggaagataaaGAGAGTGTCCCTGTCCCCGCGAATCCCCCAGAGGGGGCAGTGAGCAGAGCATTGGTCCCCAGGCAGGCCCAGAGTGAAGCGG GTTCCCGACCACAGGCTCTGGGACTGCAGAGAATTTCCCTGGAACCTGAGGAAGCATCCGAGAAGGCAGTCGCCCCAGCGCCTCGAACCCTGGAG GCTGCCggtgggctgggtgcagccgccGCTTCGAGAGCGGAGCTGAGAAGTGAGGACGTGGTGTGCGGCATCTGCATGGACAAGGTCTACGAGAAGTCCTTGCCGGAGGAGCGCGTGTTTGGCATCCTCCCCAACTGCAGCCATGCCTACTGCGTGGGCTGCATCCGCAAGTGGCGCAAGAGCCGGGAGTTCCAGAATGCCGTGATCAA ggcctgcccCGAGTGCCGGGTCACGTCCAGCTACTTCATCCCCCACAAGTACTGGGTCTCCGACACAGACCAGAAGGAGAAGCTGATTGAAACCTTCAAGGCGCGGACCGG GAAAATCAGATGCAAGTTCTTTGCCCGGAGCCATGGCCGCTGCCCCTTTAAATCGGAGTGCATCTATCTTCACGAGCTCCCGCCTGGAGCACAGCCCCCTCGACGCAGACCTCCACGCAGGAGAAGCCCACTG GCATTCAACCCTTCTCCCTCCGAGAGctccgaggaggaggaggacgacgaCGACATGTGCATGTTCTGGGCTCTCACCCTTGCAATGCTGCAGGAGAACATCGACTACCCAGACTACTGCAATTTTTCCCCGTTGGGTTTCAGTGACTCAGACTAG
- the LOC142002022 gene encoding uncharacterized protein LOC142002022 isoform X2, whose product MEPGSLVAAGGGPPSRGPCARALCRNFARGACRWGQNCRFAHDRKSAQICSYQHVQDSPAPAWSRCGTQPAPSLSRRGSEPSGRMEAAAGSQGGARRGSDPSVPTVRQLQLSFRQLSTEFEEEEEDKESVPVPANPPEGAVSRALVPRQAQSEAGSRPQALGLQRISLEPEEASEKAVAPAPRTLEAAGGLGAAAASRAELRSEDVVCGICMDKVYEKSLPEERVFGILPNCSHAYCVGCIRKWRKSREFQNAVIKACPECRVTSSYFIPHKYWVSDTDQKEKLIETFKARTGKIRCKFFARSHGRCPFKSECIYLHELPPGAQPPRRRPPRRRSPLAFNPSPSESSEEEEDDDDMCMFWALTLAMLQENIDYPDYCNFSPLGFSDSD is encoded by the exons GAACTTTGCCCGTGGAGCCTGCAGATGGGGCCAGAATTGCCGTTTCGCACACGACCGGAAGTCAGCCCAGATCTGCAG CTACCAGCACGTCCAagactctccagcccctgcttggAGCAGGTGTGGCACGCAGCCAGCCCCATCGCTGAGCCGCCGGGGCTCGGAGCCCTCCGGCCGgatggaagcagcagctgggagccagggaggaGCCAGGCGCGGCTCGGACCCTTCTGTCCCCACTGTGAGGCAGTTGCAGCTGAGCTTCAGGCAGCTGAGCACGGAgtttgaggaggaagaggaagataaaGAGAGTGTCCCTGTCCCCGCGAATCCCCCAGAGGGGGCAGTGAGCAGAGCATTGGTCCCCAGGCAGGCCCAGAGTGAAGCGG GTTCCCGACCACAGGCTCTGGGACTGCAGAGAATTTCCCTGGAACCTGAGGAAGCATCCGAGAAGGCAGTCGCCCCAGCGCCTCGAACCCTGGAG GCTGCCggtgggctgggtgcagccgccGCTTCGAGAGCGGAGCTGAGAAGTGAGGACGTGGTGTGCGGCATCTGCATGGACAAGGTCTACGAGAAGTCCTTGCCGGAGGAGCGCGTGTTTGGCATCCTCCCCAACTGCAGCCATGCCTACTGCGTGGGCTGCATCCGCAAGTGGCGCAAGAGCCGGGAGTTCCAGAATGCCGTGATCAA ggcctgcccCGAGTGCCGGGTCACGTCCAGCTACTTCATCCCCCACAAGTACTGGGTCTCCGACACAGACCAGAAGGAGAAGCTGATTGAAACCTTCAAGGCGCGGACCGG GAAAATCAGATGCAAGTTCTTTGCCCGGAGCCATGGCCGCTGCCCCTTTAAATCGGAGTGCATCTATCTTCACGAGCTCCCGCCTGGAGCACAGCCCCCTCGACGCAGACCTCCACGCAGGAGAAGCCCACTG GCATTCAACCCTTCTCCCTCCGAGAGctccgaggaggaggaggacgacgaCGACATGTGCATGTTCTGGGCTCTCACCCTTGCAATGCTGCAGGAGAACATCGACTACCCAGACTACTGCAATTTTTCCCCGTTGGGTTTCAGTGACTCAGACTAG
- the LOC142002022 gene encoding uncharacterized protein LOC142002022 isoform X1, with translation MEPGSLVAAGGGPPSRGPCARALCRNFARGACRWGQNCRFAHDRKSAQICRYFQNGFCGYGDRCSYQHVQDSPAPAWSRCGTQPAPSLSRRGSEPSGRMEAAAGSQGGARRGSDPSVPTVRQLQLSFRQLSTEFEEEEEDKESVPVPANPPEGAVSRALVPRQAQSEAGSRPQALGLQRISLEPEEASEKAVAPAPRTLEAAGGLGAAAASRAELRSEDVVCGICMDKVYEKSLPEERVFGILPNCSHAYCVGCIRKWRKSREFQNAVIKACPECRVTSSYFIPHKYWVSDTDQKEKLIETFKARTGKIRCKFFARSHGRCPFKSECIYLHELPPGAQPPRRRPPRRRSPLAFNPSPSESSEEEEDDDDMCMFWALTLAMLQENIDYPDYCNFSPLGFSDSD, from the exons GAACTTTGCCCGTGGAGCCTGCAGATGGGGCCAGAATTGCCGTTTCGCACACGACCGGAAGTCAGCCCAGATCTGCAGGTATTTCCAGAATGGGTTCTGTGGCTACGGGGACCGTTGCAG CTACCAGCACGTCCAagactctccagcccctgcttggAGCAGGTGTGGCACGCAGCCAGCCCCATCGCTGAGCCGCCGGGGCTCGGAGCCCTCCGGCCGgatggaagcagcagctgggagccagggaggaGCCAGGCGCGGCTCGGACCCTTCTGTCCCCACTGTGAGGCAGTTGCAGCTGAGCTTCAGGCAGCTGAGCACGGAgtttgaggaggaagaggaagataaaGAGAGTGTCCCTGTCCCCGCGAATCCCCCAGAGGGGGCAGTGAGCAGAGCATTGGTCCCCAGGCAGGCCCAGAGTGAAGCGG GTTCCCGACCACAGGCTCTGGGACTGCAGAGAATTTCCCTGGAACCTGAGGAAGCATCCGAGAAGGCAGTCGCCCCAGCGCCTCGAACCCTGGAG GCTGCCggtgggctgggtgcagccgccGCTTCGAGAGCGGAGCTGAGAAGTGAGGACGTGGTGTGCGGCATCTGCATGGACAAGGTCTACGAGAAGTCCTTGCCGGAGGAGCGCGTGTTTGGCATCCTCCCCAACTGCAGCCATGCCTACTGCGTGGGCTGCATCCGCAAGTGGCGCAAGAGCCGGGAGTTCCAGAATGCCGTGATCAA ggcctgcccCGAGTGCCGGGTCACGTCCAGCTACTTCATCCCCCACAAGTACTGGGTCTCCGACACAGACCAGAAGGAGAAGCTGATTGAAACCTTCAAGGCGCGGACCGG GAAAATCAGATGCAAGTTCTTTGCCCGGAGCCATGGCCGCTGCCCCTTTAAATCGGAGTGCATCTATCTTCACGAGCTCCCGCCTGGAGCACAGCCCCCTCGACGCAGACCTCCACGCAGGAGAAGCCCACTG GCATTCAACCCTTCTCCCTCCGAGAGctccgaggaggaggaggacgacgaCGACATGTGCATGTTCTGGGCTCTCACCCTTGCAATGCTGCAGGAGAACATCGACTACCCAGACTACTGCAATTTTTCCCCGTTGGGTTTCAGTGACTCAGACTAG